The following is a genomic window from Methanobacterium aggregans.
GTTGGTGATTAATATGGAAATTGGCGGTTTTCTTGAATTCCCGGAATTAAAGGATACTGAAAGAAAAGAATCAGCATATTATTACTTAACTAACCTTTACGAGGATTATAATTTCTTTGCAGACGGCAGACAGGCCATAAAATCCGTGCTGTTAAATACAGAAGATATCCGGAATAAAACATGCTATTTACCTGCTTATCTATGCGACTCTATTTTACAATCCTTCAGGGAACTGGAACTGGATGTTAAATTTTACCCCCACAGGGAACTATTAAAACCTGTTTTAGATGGAAACATCAAAGATTCTCTGGTATATTTAATTGATTACTTTGGTACAGAATCAGTCTCTGAAAAAGAGATTGAGGAGTTATTGGATGGAGACAACCTTGTGATCCTGGATGTTACCCATTCCATACTTGATAAAAACAGATTTTCTTTAACCCATGAAAATTTATATTTAATAGCAAGCCTTAGGAAGATGTTTCCCATCCCTGATGGAGGGATAGTTTACCACAGTGATCAGGACTTTAAATCCAGCGATATTCCTCCAAAAAAGTATAAAACAAAATTAGAAGCCATGATATTAAGGAAGCAATATCTAAATGGATCTGATAAATTAAAATGGGTTAAAGAACATTTTCTAAATCTCAATCAAGAATACGAATCTTACAAGTATGATTCCCTTGTTGAACCCCAAAGTATGCCATTGACTTCGTGTTACATCCTTAAAAATATATCAATTACAGATATTACGGATAGAAGATGGCAAAATTTAACTTTTATGTATGAAAAAATACTCAATATGGATTTACTTCTTTTTAATCTGGATAACATAAAAAGCCCATTCATACTAAACTTAAAATTTAAAAATGAAAATGAAAGGGATTTTATCAGGAAAAAGCTTATTGAAAATGATGTGTATCCACCAGTTCTATGGGATATAAAAGGGTATGTCCCTGAAGAGTTTAGTTACGAAAGGAGTTTAAGTAAAAGGATTTTGATGGTGCCCATAGATCAGAGGTATGGACCCCCAGAAATGTCAAAGGTTATAGAAATATTAAATTCTGTTGAAATGGTTTGATTTTAAAGGTTTTAATAGGAATTTAAACATTAAAACAATGCACAATCATTATGTTGAGGATTAAATAAGTGTTGCAGCTATACAAGCAAGTTATTTACCGTGAATTGTAACTGTACTGGATGTTGTGGGATTTAAATGAAAGTTATAACCGAAGGAAAGAAGTGGAACAGAACTCTGGAGGAAAATTTCAGCAATATTGATGTCTATTCCAAATATGAATACTACAATCTATATGAGAAGCATTATGACGTGAAATCAGAATCTATTTTTTGGGAAGATGAATATTTAAAGGTCTTTTGGCCACATCTCATCAGGGACGTATCTAAATTAAAGAGATGTGCTGATTTTTCATGCTACGACCTAACAACTCCCTACGGTTACGGTGGGCCTGTGATTCATATGAATACATCTGATAAGGTTAAAGCATCTGAATCCACCAGATCCTTCTTTGAAGATTACAAGGAATATGCTTTAAACAATGGTTATGTATCTGAATTTATAAGATTTGACCCCTTTTTAAGGAATTGGGAATTTTTTGAAGGAATTTTTCATGTTGAACATGTTAATGATGTTGTATTAGTGGATTTATCACAAGAACTGGATAAAATCTGGAATGATATTCGAAGGGGACATAGACGCCATATCCAAAATTCAATTAAGGAAGGATGTAAAGTACGATTTATAGAAAACCCTTCAGAAGAAGATCTTTCTGATTTCATAAAACTTTATTGCAGCACCATGGACAGGAACCATGCTGATCAAAAATACTACTTTTCAACAGAATTTATTGAAGATCACTTCAAATTATTAAATACTCTGCTGACAGTAGTAGAACATGGAAACAACACTATTGGAATGACCATGTTCATTTATGGAAATGATTCAATCCATTATCACCTTACCGGAACATCTACGGATACTGAAAAGGTATACCCACCTCATTTGACATTATTTGAAACAATAAAATGGGCAAAAGAGCGAAAATTTAGATATTTAAGTTTGGGAGGAGGTAGAGAAATAAATGATAATTTGTTTGAATTTAAAAGACGTTTTTCCAGGTTAACACGCCAAAATCACATTGGTAAGTTGATATTTGATGAAGATGTTTACAGTGAATTAATGAAGCTTAATGAACCAATTCCTGAAACAACGAACTATTTCCCAAAGTACAGATATGGATATGAGAAAATAGTGTAGTACAAATGAAAACTTCTCGTTTTTACATTCATTAATTAAAGTTGAGCTGTCAGGGTTAGGCTGCACAACAAGTCCTGAAAAACATAAGCCCAACTCCAGAAGACCCACAAGAACAATTCGAAAACTCATAACTCAATTCGAAACATCCTAAAAAAACTCTAAAACTCTAAAAATACAAAAAAGGGAGGATCTGAAATCCCCTCAAAAAATACATTGAATACTATTTTTTCTGGACTAAGCTCGTATGAAACTCTTTTCCTGCTTCACCTCCTTCCCCTGAAGTATCCTGCACCAACAAGACCCACAAGAACTATTATGCCCAGTATTGCAGCTATTGGCATGCCTGTCTGGGAGGAACTTGAACCGTTGTTCTTGGTGATCTCGTAGGACTTCTGACCAGTGCTTCCTGCCTGTGAAGAGGAGCTTCCATGATTACTGGACTGGGAACTGCTCTCCCCTGCACCGGTTGAAGCCGAGGTTGATGCTTCCACAGATGTGGATCCCCCGTTACCCTGGGAACCCTGAGAATTCTGGGAACTTGAAGGGTTAGATGTAGGTGCACTTCCTGCAAATGCAGCACTTCCTGTTGCAGCGTAAAGTTTGCTCTTCAAAGCTGCAAGCATATCAGGGTTTATGTACTGGGTTGCCCATTTCATCATGGCTACGTTACCGCAGCTGCAGTCGCAGCAGGCAACACCGTGCTCCATGACCATCTGTGCCCAGGTGTTTGCAACGAGTTTCATGGTTGCAGTGTCTGGCTTCCAGTAGCCCTTGTAGGCTGCTGTGAGCATGGTTCCAGTCATGCTGATCATGGAGTAGGCGTTGTTTCCAGTGGAAAGCCACTTTGTAACGCCTGTGTTGTACTGGTCCTTGAGGTAGGTGTTCACTGCCTCGTCCCACATCCAGCCCTTAACAAGTTCTGGATTGGTGACCTGCCATCCCCAGAGGTTGGAGATGAATTTATTGGACATTTCCCTTGCACCGCTGTAGCCTTCACCCATCATCCCATGTATCCACTGGGGGTTAAGGTAACGGGTTCGAAGTTCCATTCCCATGTAACTTTCAAGGGACATGACCCTTGCGTTGTTGCGGTTTGCATAGGATAGAACGTTGAGATCAGGAGCCCTTCCATTGTTGGTGCGTTTTATGGCCAGTGAGAGTCCTCCGAAGTAGTCGAAGAAATCGTCGTTGTCCAGTACACCGTAGACATTGGAGCTTCTGCTGTGGTAGGCTGTTCCAACCCCCTTGAGAAGTTCCTTGAAGAGCTCGGTGTTGGGTGTTCCCCAGTTCCTCTCGGTGTAGGAGTGGCCCATCCTCTCAAGGTACATGTCAGCTATGGTGTCTGTGCTGTTCCATGTCCATGACTGTTCCACTGCCTTGCTGACACCTGCGCCGTACTCCCCCACAGCATCGGAGAATATCCTGGTTATTGCAAGTTCACCTGCATCGTTGGATGAAACACCCCTTGCCTTAAGCTCCTGAACAGTCTGCAGCCAGTGCTTGGCAACGTAGTTGGTTTCAAGTGATTCACTTCCATAGATGCCTGTTGGGAAGGTTGCGTTGGTTGAGTAGCCAGCTGTTATAAGGGGCTGCAGTGCGTAGTCAAGGCTGTTCTTGAGGCTGCTGTACTTGGGATCAGTGCATATGGTTTTGTAGGATGCTGCAAGTGCAACACGGTAGGATCTGTCCATGTTCACCAGTAGTTTCGGGAACAGGTCCCTGAAGAGTCCGCTGGTGGTTGTTATCACATCGATCCTTGGGCGTGTGTAGTTTGCAGGCAGTGGTGAGAGTCCCATCTCAACACGGGTTTTATTGAGGTCTGCTGTGAGTTCTGAGCTTGGTGTTGCAACCATCTTACCCACCGTACCTCCCTCATTGAGCCATTTCTGTGTTTTTTCAGGTTCCACTCCAAGCATCCTGAGCACGAAGGACACCATGGTTCCGTCATCACGGGAGGTTTCAACGCACCACACAACCGCTGCTATCTTCTCAGGAAGGTCTTTCTGGTCGAACTGTGCAAGTGCCATGTCTGCAAGTTTCTTACCAAGTTCCCATGCCGATTTCTTAGGAAGCTGGTTGTCGTTGGTTGAGTAAAAGTTCTTACCAGTTGGCAGGGCGTTCACGTTGTTTATTGGGTCGTTCCCTGTTGCCGGGGACACGTAGTTTCCACTGAGTGCACCTAAAAGTGCGTTCATCTCGTAGGTGGGGCTTTCACTCAGGAGCTTCCTGTAGTCCTCGATGTTTCCTCCGTTGACTGCTGCCATGGCCTTGGCCATCATATCAATTTCCTCACTGCTCCAATTTCCTCCAAAGGTGTGGAGACCATATGGAGTTAGTGTGCCCTCCATTTCATCCAGGAAATCATCGACCTTGGTTATGTCTGCATCTGTGAGGTTTCTGGGGTTTTTTATGCCAAGTTCACCTGCTAGGTTGAGTTTCACCACGTTGCTACCTATCTCTGTCTTGTAACCTTCCTTAAGCTGGCTTCCATCTGGATCTGCACTGTGGAGTTTGTAGTTATCAAGGGATGTTTTCAGGACAGTGTAATTTCCGTAGAGGGCTGTTGAGTTCATGGGAGGGGTCAGGTGGTCTATTATCACTGCGTTTCCCCTTCTCTTGGACTGCAGTCCCTCTGCAACTCCATCCATGCTGTAGATGTATATGGATGGAACATCACCAGAGACTATGTCCGAGTAGTCGAAGCTTGTAAGTGCAACTTCCTTCCTTGGGAGCCATTCGTAGGTTGCGTGTCTTCCAAGGTGGACCTGTGCATCTGCTCCAAAAACCTCATTAACCCATGCATACCATGCAAGGTACTGGTGGGGTGGTGAAACTGCTGTGTTGTGGTAGAGTTTCTCCACATCTGCCTCCCATCCCCGCTGGGGTTCGGGACCTATGTAAACATTTCCAAAGAACATTCCCGGGATGACCACGTACTCAGTGCCATTTTTCTTCACTGTCATTATGTTTCCAGGTGCATCACCCCATCCTGAAAGGCCTGACATGTTCAGTGCCCTGAACTCAGCCTTTGCAGTGTAGAAATCGTTCCATTTGGTGGAATTTCCATTGGCAATTGCTTTTAATGCCATGTTCATCCTTTCAAGGAGTGTGTCTGCCTTTGCTGATTTATCTGCGTATGTATCTGCCAGGCTCTTTGTTTGGTTGGTCCATTTGTCTATTGCTGTTAGGGTTGCGCTGGTTGATCCACTGCTGATTCCGATTTTGGTGAGTTCCTCTATGTAGCCTGTTGGTCCCTCAACCACCTCCTTCTGGACTATGGGGTCGAGTTTGGCAAACCATGCCTTGTACTTGTCTGCCTCCCAGAGTATGGTGTTTGGGTTTTCTGCAAGTTTTTCAAGTTCTCCTGGTGCCCAGTTTGCAACGTTGATCCCCCTCTGGATCATCTCATCCACGAGCTGGGTTGAGTTGTCTGGGATGTTTCCCACTGTGTAGTTCTGGGCCTTGAGTGTTTGGAGTATGTTTATTATGCTTTCAGGGACGTTTAGGTAGCTTGCACCTATGTTCTGTTTGCCTGGTGGGTAGTTGTAGTAGATCATTGCGATCTTCTTGTCACTGTTACTTGTGGTCTGGAGGTTCACCCAGCTGGCGATCCTGTCTGAAAGGGCATCGATCCTCTCTGTTATTGGTTTGAACCTGGATATCTGTGCTCCTGTCACTGGATCTATCATGGTTTCGCTTGCTGCAACGAAGGTGGGTTCTATTATTCCCTGGGTCTCTGCATTGGCTATCTTGTAGTAAACCTCGTTCCAGGGCAGTCCTTCCTGTGAAACAAGCCAGTCCCCCTCTGTTCTTTTATCTGTTCTCATGGCCTTGAAAACAGGCACGTTGAGGCTTTCAAGCAGGGTGTTGGTGTTGTTGTTTCCCAGTGTGAAGTCGAAGAAGCTCACAACTGCGTTCACCCTGTTCTGGGGGTCTGTGAAGAACTTGGTCATTGCTGAGTGTACACTGGCACCTGATGATCCAACGATGGGTATCACGTTGAATCCCCTGGCAACCAGGGCGTCTATGAGGCTCTGGTAGTGGTCCATGTTTCCGTTTGTAACGTAGCTCACATCATCCACGATTCCAACTGTGGGTGCACTGCTGTTTTTTGAGTAGGTTTTCATGTAGTCTTCAAGGCTGTTGAAGGTTTTACCGTCCCTGTAGAGCATCTCCTTTCTGGTTGAAACCCAGGGCTCTGGATCCCATGAAACATTCCATGAACCACCATTGGAGAGTTCGTAGTTTTTTATGGAGTATTTAAGCTGGTTTTCAAAGTTCTGGGTTCCCTTCTGGGTGTAGTAGCACGCCATATCGATCCACTCCACACCCTTGGGGTTGTACTGGGGGCTTGAAGAGTTCAACCACCTTGACCTGTAGGATTCAAGTGCAGTGGTGTTGCTGTTTTTAACTGCCAATCGCAGGGAGCTCAGGTCTGAGTCTGATACTCCGCTGAATATCTTGGTACCGTTCACAGTGTTCATTCTGGTCAGGTTGCTGGTTGTGCCCTGATCATCCATCATCATGAAGTCCTTACCATTGAGGATTTCCTTGTTGGTTGATATGAGGTTCCAGAGTTTTTTGTTCACTGTGTCTGATATCCATTCACCTATCACTATCTGGGAGCCTTCGATCAGGGCCTTCAATTCACTGTTGTTCATTGCTTCTATCTGCTTGTAGGAGCGCACCTCAAATGAAACTGGTGCATCGTAGTTTCCCACGGGATTGAGGAGTTCCATGACCCTGTATGCAGCATCGTTTATGGATTTTATGTTGGCATCTGAGCTTATAACGAAGACCTTGGGATCAACCAGTCCTCCCTTGGAACCTTTGGTTTTAAGG
Proteins encoded in this region:
- a CDS encoding GNAT family N-acetyltransferase; protein product: MKVITEGKKWNRTLEENFSNIDVYSKYEYYNLYEKHYDVKSESIFWEDEYLKVFWPHLIRDVSKLKRCADFSCYDLTTPYGYGGPVIHMNTSDKVKASESTRSFFEDYKEYALNNGYVSEFIRFDPFLRNWEFFEGIFHVEHVNDVVLVDLSQELDKIWNDIRRGHRRHIQNSIKEGCKVRFIENPSEEDLSDFIKLYCSTMDRNHADQKYYFSTEFIEDHFKLLNTLLTVVEHGNNTIGMTMFIYGNDSIHYHLTGTSTDTEKVYPPHLTLFETIKWAKERKFRYLSLGGGREINDNLFEFKRRFSRLTRQNHIGKLIFDEDVYSELMKLNEPIPETTNYFPKYRYGYEKIV
- a CDS encoding cobaltochelatase subunit CobN, with the translated sequence MMSSMGPVTAAQINDSGVEPVETENYNVQDLNFTVSTPSNSSSTSVNSEISTNTSTFPDLKTKGSKGGLVDPKVFVISSDANIKSINDAAYRVMELLNPVGNYDAPVSFEVRSYKQIEAMNNSELKALIEGSQIVIGEWISDTVNKKLWNLISTNKEILNGKDFMMMDDQGTTSNLTRMNTVNGTKIFSGVSDSDLSSLRLAVKNSNTTALESYRSRWLNSSSPQYNPKGVEWIDMACYYTQKGTQNFENQLKYSIKNYELSNGGSWNVSWDPEPWVSTRKEMLYRDGKTFNSLEDYMKTYSKNSSAPTVGIVDDVSYVTNGNMDHYQSLIDALVARGFNVIPIVGSSGASVHSAMTKFFTDPQNRVNAVVSFFDFTLGNNNTNTLLESLNVPVFKAMRTDKRTEGDWLVSQEGLPWNEVYYKIANAETQGIIEPTFVAASETMIDPVTGAQISRFKPITERIDALSDRIASWVNLQTTSNSDKKIAMIYYNYPPGKQNIGASYLNVPESIINILQTLKAQNYTVGNIPDNSTQLVDEMIQRGINVANWAPGELEKLAENPNTILWEADKYKAWFAKLDPIVQKEVVEGPTGYIEELTKIGISSGSTSATLTAIDKWTNQTKSLADTYADKSAKADTLLERMNMALKAIANGNSTKWNDFYTAKAEFRALNMSGLSGWGDAPGNIMTVKKNGTEYVVIPGMFFGNVYIGPEPQRGWEADVEKLYHNTAVSPPHQYLAWYAWVNEVFGADAQVHLGRHATYEWLPRKEVALTSFDYSDIVSGDVPSIYIYSMDGVAEGLQSKRRGNAVIIDHLTPPMNSTALYGNYTVLKTSLDNYKLHSADPDGSQLKEGYKTEIGSNVVKLNLAGELGIKNPRNLTDADITKVDDFLDEMEGTLTPYGLHTFGGNWSSEEIDMMAKAMAAVNGGNIEDYRKLLSESPTYEMNALLGALSGNYVSPATGNDPINNVNALPTGKNFYSTNDNQLPKKSAWELGKKLADMALAQFDQKDLPEKIAAVVWCVETSRDDGTMVSFVLRMLGVEPEKTQKWLNEGGTVGKMVATPSSELTADLNKTRVEMGLSPLPANYTRPRIDVITTTSGLFRDLFPKLLVNMDRSYRVALAASYKTICTDPKYSSLKNSLDYALQPLITAGYSTNATFPTGIYGSESLETNYVAKHWLQTVQELKARGVSSNDAGELAITRIFSDAVGEYGAGVSKAVEQSWTWNSTDTIADMYLERMGHSYTERNWGTPNTELFKELLKGVGTAYHSRSSNVYGVLDNDDFFDYFGGLSLAIKRTNNGRAPDLNVLSYANRNNARVMSLESYMGMELRTRYLNPQWIHGMMGEGYSGAREMSNKFISNLWGWQVTNPELVKGWMWDEAVNTYLKDQYNTGVTKWLSTGNNAYSMISMTGTMLTAAYKGYWKPDTATMKLVANTWAQMVMEHGVACCDCSCGNVAMMKWATQYINPDMLAALKSKLYAATGSAAFAGSAPTSNPSSSQNSQGSQGNGGSTSVEASTSASTGAGESSSQSSNHGSSSSQAGSTGQKSYEITKNNGSSSSQTGMPIAAILGIIVLVGLVGAGYFRGRR